The following proteins come from a genomic window of Methanobacterium sp. Maddingley MBC34:
- a CDS encoding Tfp pilus assembly protein PilF (PFAM: Tetratricopeptide repeat): protein MNPTENNQEKGEKENQKEKLLLLKLGNELFTQGSYKAALLHFDDALVLDPDNSKIWDIRGVALSRIGLQDEAQESFEAALDLEPDNAQAWSNLGVLYASQARFEEAVNSFDHSLELEEENDEVWNNRGSALFGLKKYKEALESFNQAIEINPNNAQAWAGKGSAHNFLDEYPEAIKSLEQFIELASSTFSPQVEEAWALIFELKMKTGDNNKTE, encoded by the coding sequence TTGAATCCTACAGAAAATAACCAGGAAAAAGGCGAAAAGGAGAATCAAAAAGAGAAGCTTCTCCTCTTAAAATTGGGTAATGAGCTTTTCACTCAGGGAAGTTATAAGGCTGCTCTTTTACATTTTGATGATGCACTGGTACTTGACCCTGATAACAGCAAGATATGGGACATTCGTGGGGTTGCACTATCTCGTATTGGGCTGCAGGATGAAGCTCAAGAATCTTTTGAGGCAGCTCTTGATCTTGAACCGGATAATGCCCAGGCATGGTCCAATCTGGGAGTTTTATACGCATCCCAGGCCCGGTTTGAGGAGGCTGTAAATTCCTTTGATCATTCCCTTGAACTGGAAGAAGAAAATGATGAAGTCTGGAACAATCGTGGCTCAGCCCTTTTTGGTTTAAAGAAGTACAAAGAGGCTCTAGAGTCCTTTAACCAGGCCATTGAAATTAATCCAAATAATGCTCAGGCATGGGCAGGTAAAGGTTCTGCACACAATTTCCTGGATGAATACCCGGAGGCAATAAAATCACTGGAACAGTTCATAGAACTGGCATCTTCCACCTTTTCACCTCAGGTTGAAGAAGCATGGGCCTTGATTTTTGAATTGAAAATGAAAACTGGTGATAATAATAAAACGGAATGA
- a CDS encoding putative membrane protein (PFAM: Domain of unknown function DUF): MFFLAVGLAMDAFSVSITRGMLLKCNLKYALTIAIFFGAFQALMPVAGWLAGEQLASLVEVWAPWIAFILLALVGGKMIYEGLQEEDDEDVCRVFSIRDILILSVATSIDAFAVGVTFAFLNTPILLPIIIIGLVTFILSFLGVYLGKRVGHLFGSKIEVLGGLILIGIGLKILLENII, translated from the coding sequence ATGTTTTTCTTAGCAGTTGGTCTGGCCATGGATGCCTTCAGTGTATCCATCACTAGGGGAATGCTTCTTAAATGTAACCTGAAGTATGCCCTCACCATTGCCATATTTTTCGGAGCTTTCCAGGCTTTGATGCCTGTAGCTGGTTGGCTGGCAGGAGAACAGTTAGCATCACTGGTTGAAGTCTGGGCACCATGGATTGCATTCATCTTACTCGCCTTAGTCGGGGGAAAAATGATCTATGAAGGATTACAAGAAGAAGATGATGAGGATGTGTGCAGGGTTTTCTCCATTAGGGATATTTTAATTCTGTCGGTTGCAACCAGTATCGATGCCTTTGCAGTGGGTGTGACCTTTGCATTTTTAAACACACCAATCCTCCTGCCCATCATAATTATAGGCTTGGTAACCTTTATATTATCATTCCTGGGAGTTTATCTCGGGAAAAGAGTAGGACACCTCTTTGGAAGCAAAATTGAGGTTTTAGGAGGCTTGATATTAATTGGAATTGGGCTCAAGATCCTACTGGAAAACATAATTTAA
- a CDS encoding putative regulator of cell autolysis (PFAM: 5TMR of 5TMR-LYT; Stage II sporulation protein E (SpoIIE)) has protein sequence MSKIALIHRINKIRNYLTGDEEVPIMYIHALMAIVGSVSVLLILEFKELPMSSVQHSLLVLVEKACVIVVIAYVVSRLNVFTEVLEGKFTIKNQAILILIFGAISIFGTYSGVDVFGAMANVRDLGPMVAGLIGGPIVGLGAGLIGGLYRLSLGGFTAVPCAIATILAGLFAGLIFLINKRRFVGIFWAVVFAVLMESLHLLINLAIAKPYYMALAVVEELTIPIIVSNALGMFIFAFIISNLLRERETIKQRDLYFDELERKKHELKVASKIQKSFLPEELPSIPGFEVAALNIPAHEVGGDFYDFVPISTEKTGIVIADVTGDSFPASLLMALSRTIIRGEAKNQNPQTLLKYLNNLIAVDIGPEIFITILYGELNSKNHCFNYVNAAHSPPLIFRKKTKQLSELAKGKKSLGRLENIELEKHEIKIENGDLLLLYTDGVIRALKSSESSGKEVLEQIIIQNHDLPPVEILEEIKSKTTSLEINPDDLVLAILKAD, from the coding sequence ATGTCAAAAATTGCACTCATACATCGAATAAATAAGATCAGGAATTACCTGACCGGGGATGAAGAAGTTCCCATAATGTACATACATGCGTTAATGGCTATTGTGGGTAGTGTGAGTGTCCTTTTGATTCTGGAATTTAAGGAATTACCCATGTCTTCGGTGCAACACAGTCTCCTGGTCCTGGTGGAAAAAGCATGTGTAATCGTGGTCATAGCTTATGTTGTTAGCCGGTTAAACGTTTTCACCGAGGTTCTGGAGGGGAAATTTACCATTAAAAACCAGGCCATACTTATCCTTATTTTTGGAGCAATATCCATCTTTGGAACATACTCCGGGGTGGATGTTTTTGGGGCAATGGCCAATGTACGGGATCTGGGACCCATGGTGGCAGGCCTAATCGGAGGACCTATTGTGGGACTGGGGGCAGGTTTAATTGGTGGATTGTACCGTTTGAGTTTGGGTGGTTTCACAGCAGTCCCCTGTGCCATCGCCACCATACTGGCCGGACTATTCGCTGGTTTAATATTCCTCATTAACAAACGCCGTTTCGTGGGAATCTTCTGGGCGGTGGTTTTCGCGGTGTTAATGGAATCCCTGCACCTTCTCATTAACCTGGCCATTGCCAAACCCTATTACATGGCACTAGCAGTGGTGGAGGAGCTTACCATACCCATAATTGTCTCCAATGCACTGGGAATGTTCATATTTGCCTTCATCATCTCTAACCTCCTCCGGGAACGGGAAACAATCAAGCAGCGTGACCTTTATTTTGATGAGCTGGAACGTAAAAAACATGAGTTGAAGGTTGCCAGTAAAATCCAGAAGAGTTTCCTACCTGAAGAATTACCATCCATTCCTGGTTTTGAGGTTGCAGCTTTGAACATCCCTGCACATGAAGTTGGAGGGGACTTCTATGATTTTGTACCAATCTCCACTGAAAAAACAGGCATTGTGATTGCGGATGTTACCGGGGACAGTTTCCCGGCATCATTACTCATGGCACTTTCTAGAACCATAATCAGGGGAGAAGCAAAAAATCAAAATCCCCAGACCCTTTTAAAATATTTAAACAACTTAATAGCAGTTGATATAGGTCCTGAAATTTTCATTACTATTTTATACGGTGAATTGAACAGTAAAAACCATTGTTTCAACTATGTCAATGCAGCACACAGCCCCCCATTAATTTTCAGGAAAAAAACAAAACAGTTAAGCGAGCTGGCAAAGGGAAAAAAATCACTGGGCAGACTGGAAAATATTGAACTAGAAAAACACGAAATAAAGATTGAAAATGGTGATCTACTTTTATTATATACAGATGGTGTTATTCGGGCTTTAAAAAGTTCAGAATCTTCAGGGAAAGAAGTGTTGGAGCAGATAATTATCCAGAATCATGATCTTCCACCTGTAGAGATTTTAGAAGAGATAAAATCAAAAACAACCTCTTTGGAAATAAATCCTGATGACCTGGTACTGGCGATTTTAAAAGCAGATTAG